In a single window of the Aminomonas paucivorans DSM 12260 genome:
- the eutJ gene encoding ethanolamine utilization protein EutJ, whose amino-acid sequence MRVDLDVRETELPSLGPWDPERVTDLLAPLEESLEDERPRADWKRLFLGFDLGTTNLVLVALNEEGRPVTAVMESSRAAVRDGVVVDYWQAIQGMKSCLERLQRRLGRDLPGVGAAAFPPGVGERTAQVCAHVVEALGFDCRGLYEEPTAAAEALGVQEGAIVDIGGGTTGISVLREGRVVYSADEPTGGTHMTLVLAGGLGLEFDEAETRKRRIAQEPRLVPLLVPVLEKMGTIVRDHLVRSGHLGRVPVLVSGGGAVLPGAEGVLSRVVGEPVHLAPHPLLVTPAGIAARLWRERRG is encoded by the coding sequence GTGCGTGTAGACCTGGACGTGCGGGAGACGGAGCTGCCCTCCCTGGGTCCCTGGGACCCGGAGCGGGTGACGGACCTCCTGGCCCCCCTGGAGGAGTCCCTGGAGGACGAGCGCCCCCGGGCGGACTGGAAGCGCCTGTTTCTGGGCTTCGACCTGGGGACCACCAACCTGGTGCTGGTGGCCCTGAACGAGGAGGGGCGCCCCGTGACGGCGGTGATGGAGTCCTCCCGCGCCGCCGTGCGGGACGGGGTGGTGGTGGACTACTGGCAGGCCATCCAGGGGATGAAGTCCTGCCTGGAGCGACTCCAGCGCCGCCTGGGCCGGGACCTCCCGGGGGTGGGGGCCGCCGCGTTCCCCCCCGGGGTGGGGGAGCGCACCGCCCAGGTGTGCGCCCACGTGGTGGAGGCCCTGGGCTTCGACTGCCGGGGGCTCTACGAGGAACCTACCGCCGCGGCGGAGGCCCTGGGGGTGCAGGAGGGGGCCATCGTGGACATCGGCGGCGGCACCACGGGGATCTCGGTGCTCCGGGAGGGGCGGGTGGTCTACTCCGCCGACGAGCCCACCGGGGGCACCCACATGACCCTGGTGCTGGCGGGGGGCCTGGGACTGGAGTTCGACGAGGCGGAGACCCGCAAGCGGCGCATCGCCCAGGAACCGAGGCTGGTGCCCCTGCTGGTGCCGGTGCTGGAGAAGATGGGCACCATCGTGCGGGACCACCTGGTGCGAAGCGGCCACCTGGGCCGGGTGCCCGTCCTGGTGTCCGGGGGCGGGGCGGTCCTCCCCGGGGCGGAGGGCGTCCTCTCCCGGGTGGTGGGCGAACCGGTCCATCTGGCCCCCCATCCCCTGCTGGTGACCCCCGCGGGCATCGCCGCCCGCCTGTGGAGGGAGCGCCGTGGCTAG